One genomic segment of Ipomoea triloba cultivar NCNSP0323 chromosome 9, ASM357664v1 includes these proteins:
- the LOC116029411 gene encoding ethylene-overproduction protein 1 isoform X1, which produces MQHNIFTSMRSVKMMDGCKSIQVCAMNHESTTAGGVSGVLQHLHDHLKGNMIKSKYTRNFQRLQHSNNTANPGVLADALAVYGLPQADLIEPQIEPYLKPVDFVQALAELYRKFEDCPQFEKSRVFLEQCVLFKALTDPKMFRGSLVSARKHAVDVHSKVVLSAWLRFERREDELIGVSAMDCCCTRSMECPRCSLVPGYNPESANDHCMCLQSRKEDEDAEYGMEGEEISTSPSHAIEEDDDYDMSFCIGGDEVRCSRFKIASLSVPFKTMLYGSFMESKREKIYFSLNGYSANAMKAAEVFSRTKSVDSVKPEVVLELLSLANRFCCEEMKSACDAYLSSLVSDIEDAVLLVEYGLEEGAYLLVAACLQVFLRELPMSMQNPNVSRLFCSSEGRERLAAVGHASFLIYYFLSEIAMEDDMKSNKTVMLLERLGECATEDWQRQLAFHQLGCVMHERKEYKDAQQWFKAAVDAGHVYSLVGFARSKYKRGHTYKAYKLMNSLINDHTPSGWMYQERSLYCSGIEKMMDLNLAIELDPTLSYPYKYKAVSMMEENKIGPAISEINKIIGFKVSPDCLELRAWFFIALKDFIGALRDVRALLTLDPHYMMFHGKLKGDLLVELICSTVQLLSQADCWMQLYDRWSRVDDIGSLAVVHHMLANDPGKSLLQFRQSLLLLRLNCHKAAMRSLRMARNQARFVHERLVYEGWILYDTGFHEEAIAKAEESISIKRSFEAFFLKAYILSETNHDTQSSMYVIELLEEALRCPSDGLRKGQALSNLASIYIDIDKLDNAIDCYLNALDIKHTRAHQGLARVYHLKNQRQAAYDEMTKLIEKARDNASAYEKRSEYCDRDMAKNDLIMATKLDPLRTYPYRYRAAVLMDDHKEAEAIAELNRAIAFRPDPQLLHLRAAFYESIGDHMSTIRDCEAVLCLDPSQADTLELFKRACQHLNEQQQT; this is translated from the exons ATGCAACACAATATATTTACCTCGATGCGTAGTGTGAAGATGATGGACGGATGCAAGAGCATACAAGTTTGTGCCATGAATCATGAAAGCACCACGGCAGGCGGTGTTAGTGGTGTACTGCAGCACCTCCATGATCATCTAAAGGGAAATATGATCAAGTCCAAATACACACGGAATTTCCAGAGACTTCAACATTCCAATAATACTGCCAATCCGGGTGTCTTAGCTGATGCTCTGGCAGTTTACGGCCTCCCTCAGGCGGATCTCATTGAACCCCAGATTGAACCTTACCTCAAACCTGTGGATTTCGTGCAGGCTCTAGCTGAACTCTACCGCAAGTTTGAGGATTGCCCTCAATTTGAGAAGTCTAGGGTGTTTCTTGAGCAATGTGTGTTGTTTAAGGCCTTAACGGATCCTAAGATGTTTAGGGGGAGCCTTGTTTCTGCTAGGAAGCATGCGGTTGATGTGCATTCTAAGGTTGTTCTTTCGGCATGGTTGAGGTTTGAGAGGAGAGAGGATGAGCTTATTGGGGTGTCGGCTATGGACTGTTGTTGTACGAGAAGCATGGAATGCCCAAGATGCTCCTTGGTGCCGGGATATAATCCTGAATCAGCTAATGATCACTGTATGTGTCTCCAGAGTCGAAAGGAGGATGAGGATGCTGAATATGGTATGGAAGGTGAGGAAATTTCCACCTCACCGAGCCATGctattgaagaagatgatgattatgATATGTCATTTTGCATTGGGGGTGATGAGGTCAGGTGTAGTAGATTTAAGATTGCCTCGCTTTCAGTACCGTTTAAAACAATGTTGTATGGTAGCTTTATGGAGTCAAAAAGGGAAAAGATCTACTTCTCGTTAAATGGGTACTCTGCGAATGCAATGAAAGCAGCTGAGGTCTTCAGCCGGACAAAGAGTGTTGATTCTGTTAAACCAGAAGTTGTCTTGGAGCTCTTATCATTGGCCAATAGGTTCTGTTGTGAGGAAATGAAGTCTGCTTGTGATGCATATTTGTCATCTTTGGTTTCTGACATAGAGGATGCCGTGTTGCTTGTTGAATATGGGTTAGAGGAGGGTGCCTATCTCCTAGTTGCAGCTTGCTTACAGGTTTTCCTCAGGGAACTGCCCATGTCAATGCAGAATCCAAATGTGTCAAGGCTCTTCTGCAGTTCAGAAGGAAGGGAAAGATTAGCAGCTGTGGGGCATGCTtcctttttaatatactatttcCTGAGCGAGATTGCCATGGAGGATGATATGAAATCAAACAAAACTGTGATGCTCTTGGAAAGATTAGGAGAGTGTGCAACAGAAGACTGGCAAAGACAACTTGCGTTCCACCAATTGGGCTGTGTGATGCATGAAAGAAAAGAGTACAAGGATGCTCAGCAATGGTTCAAGGCAGCTGTTGACGCTGGTCATGTTTattctttggttggttttgccaGATCCAAGTACAAACGTGGCCATACTTACAAGGCATATAAGCTGATGAACTCCCTTATAAATGATCACACACCATCTGGATGGATGTATCAGGAGCGATCTCTGTATTGCAGTGGGATAGAGAAGATGATGGATTTGAATTTGGCTATTGAATTGGACCCAACTCTTTCTTATCCATACAAGTATAAAGCTGTTTCTATGATGgaggaaaataaaattgggcCTGCTATCTCAGagatcaacaaaatcattggtTTCAAAGTTTCTCCTGACTGTCTGGAACTACGTGCTTGGTTTTTTATTGCCTTGAAGGATTTCATAGGAGCGTTAAGAGATGTCAGGGCACTTTTGACATTGGATCCTCATTACATGATGTTCCATGGGAAACTGAAAGGGGACCTCTTGGTGGAGCTCATATGTAGTACAGTTCAGCTGTTGAGTCAAGCTGATTGCTGGATGCAACTATATGATCGATGGTCCCGAGTAGATGATATTGGCTCCTTGGCTGTTGTACATCATATGTTGGCTAATGACCCAGGGAAGAGCCTCCTACAATTTCGGCAATCTCTCCTCCTCTTACG GTTGAATTGCCATAAAGCCGCGATGCGAAGCCTAAGAATGGCAAGAAACCAAGCTAGGTTTGTGCATGAAAGACTAGTCTATGAAGGATGGATATTGTATGACACAGGTTTTCATGAAGAAGCAATTGCTAAAGCTGAAGAATCAATCTCAATCAAGAGATCGTTTGAAGCCTTTTTTCTAAAAGCATACATTTTGTCCGAAACAAATCACGATACCCAGTCTTCTATGTATGTTATAGAGCTGTTAGAGGAAGCTCTTAGGTGCCCTTCCGATGGCCTTAGGAAAGGCCAG GCTCTAAGTAACCTTGCAAGTATTTATATAGATATTGACAAGCTAGATAATGCAATTGATTGCTACCTGAATGCCCTGGATATTAAGCACACACGAGCCCATCAAGGTTTGGCGCGTGTATACCATCTCAAAAATCAGCGACAAGCTGCATATGATGAGATGACAAAGTTAATTGAGAAGGCAAGGGATAATGCATCAGCTTATGAAAAACGCTCTGAGTACTGTGATCGCGATATGGCAAAAAATGATCTTATAATGGCAACAAAGCTAGATCCCCTGCGTACATACCCGTATAGATACAGAGCAGCTG TTCTGATGGATGATCACAAGGAAGCAGAGGCCATTGCAGAGCTCAACAGAGCCATCGCTTTCAGGCCTGACCCACAGCTACTCCATCTTCGAGCAGCATTTTACGAGTCCATTGGTGATCACATGTCAACTATCCGAGATTGTGAGGCAGTCCTTTGTCTTGATCCTTCACAGGCAGACACGCTTGAGCTGTTCAAGAGAGCATGCCAACATCTCAATGAACAGCAACAGACGTAG
- the LOC116029411 gene encoding ethylene-overproduction protein 1 isoform X2 — MMDGCKSIQVCAMNHESTTAGGVSGVLQHLHDHLKGNMIKSKYTRNFQRLQHSNNTANPGVLADALAVYGLPQADLIEPQIEPYLKPVDFVQALAELYRKFEDCPQFEKSRVFLEQCVLFKALTDPKMFRGSLVSARKHAVDVHSKVVLSAWLRFERREDELIGVSAMDCCCTRSMECPRCSLVPGYNPESANDHCMCLQSRKEDEDAEYGMEGEEISTSPSHAIEEDDDYDMSFCIGGDEVRCSRFKIASLSVPFKTMLYGSFMESKREKIYFSLNGYSANAMKAAEVFSRTKSVDSVKPEVVLELLSLANRFCCEEMKSACDAYLSSLVSDIEDAVLLVEYGLEEGAYLLVAACLQVFLRELPMSMQNPNVSRLFCSSEGRERLAAVGHASFLIYYFLSEIAMEDDMKSNKTVMLLERLGECATEDWQRQLAFHQLGCVMHERKEYKDAQQWFKAAVDAGHVYSLVGFARSKYKRGHTYKAYKLMNSLINDHTPSGWMYQERSLYCSGIEKMMDLNLAIELDPTLSYPYKYKAVSMMEENKIGPAISEINKIIGFKVSPDCLELRAWFFIALKDFIGALRDVRALLTLDPHYMMFHGKLKGDLLVELICSTVQLLSQADCWMQLYDRWSRVDDIGSLAVVHHMLANDPGKSLLQFRQSLLLLRLNCHKAAMRSLRMARNQARFVHERLVYEGWILYDTGFHEEAIAKAEESISIKRSFEAFFLKAYILSETNHDTQSSMYVIELLEEALRCPSDGLRKGQALSNLASIYIDIDKLDNAIDCYLNALDIKHTRAHQGLARVYHLKNQRQAAYDEMTKLIEKARDNASAYEKRSEYCDRDMAKNDLIMATKLDPLRTYPYRYRAAVLMDDHKEAEAIAELNRAIAFRPDPQLLHLRAAFYESIGDHMSTIRDCEAVLCLDPSQADTLELFKRACQHLNEQQQT; from the exons ATGATGGACGGATGCAAGAGCATACAAGTTTGTGCCATGAATCATGAAAGCACCACGGCAGGCGGTGTTAGTGGTGTACTGCAGCACCTCCATGATCATCTAAAGGGAAATATGATCAAGTCCAAATACACACGGAATTTCCAGAGACTTCAACATTCCAATAATACTGCCAATCCGGGTGTCTTAGCTGATGCTCTGGCAGTTTACGGCCTCCCTCAGGCGGATCTCATTGAACCCCAGATTGAACCTTACCTCAAACCTGTGGATTTCGTGCAGGCTCTAGCTGAACTCTACCGCAAGTTTGAGGATTGCCCTCAATTTGAGAAGTCTAGGGTGTTTCTTGAGCAATGTGTGTTGTTTAAGGCCTTAACGGATCCTAAGATGTTTAGGGGGAGCCTTGTTTCTGCTAGGAAGCATGCGGTTGATGTGCATTCTAAGGTTGTTCTTTCGGCATGGTTGAGGTTTGAGAGGAGAGAGGATGAGCTTATTGGGGTGTCGGCTATGGACTGTTGTTGTACGAGAAGCATGGAATGCCCAAGATGCTCCTTGGTGCCGGGATATAATCCTGAATCAGCTAATGATCACTGTATGTGTCTCCAGAGTCGAAAGGAGGATGAGGATGCTGAATATGGTATGGAAGGTGAGGAAATTTCCACCTCACCGAGCCATGctattgaagaagatgatgattatgATATGTCATTTTGCATTGGGGGTGATGAGGTCAGGTGTAGTAGATTTAAGATTGCCTCGCTTTCAGTACCGTTTAAAACAATGTTGTATGGTAGCTTTATGGAGTCAAAAAGGGAAAAGATCTACTTCTCGTTAAATGGGTACTCTGCGAATGCAATGAAAGCAGCTGAGGTCTTCAGCCGGACAAAGAGTGTTGATTCTGTTAAACCAGAAGTTGTCTTGGAGCTCTTATCATTGGCCAATAGGTTCTGTTGTGAGGAAATGAAGTCTGCTTGTGATGCATATTTGTCATCTTTGGTTTCTGACATAGAGGATGCCGTGTTGCTTGTTGAATATGGGTTAGAGGAGGGTGCCTATCTCCTAGTTGCAGCTTGCTTACAGGTTTTCCTCAGGGAACTGCCCATGTCAATGCAGAATCCAAATGTGTCAAGGCTCTTCTGCAGTTCAGAAGGAAGGGAAAGATTAGCAGCTGTGGGGCATGCTtcctttttaatatactatttcCTGAGCGAGATTGCCATGGAGGATGATATGAAATCAAACAAAACTGTGATGCTCTTGGAAAGATTAGGAGAGTGTGCAACAGAAGACTGGCAAAGACAACTTGCGTTCCACCAATTGGGCTGTGTGATGCATGAAAGAAAAGAGTACAAGGATGCTCAGCAATGGTTCAAGGCAGCTGTTGACGCTGGTCATGTTTattctttggttggttttgccaGATCCAAGTACAAACGTGGCCATACTTACAAGGCATATAAGCTGATGAACTCCCTTATAAATGATCACACACCATCTGGATGGATGTATCAGGAGCGATCTCTGTATTGCAGTGGGATAGAGAAGATGATGGATTTGAATTTGGCTATTGAATTGGACCCAACTCTTTCTTATCCATACAAGTATAAAGCTGTTTCTATGATGgaggaaaataaaattgggcCTGCTATCTCAGagatcaacaaaatcattggtTTCAAAGTTTCTCCTGACTGTCTGGAACTACGTGCTTGGTTTTTTATTGCCTTGAAGGATTTCATAGGAGCGTTAAGAGATGTCAGGGCACTTTTGACATTGGATCCTCATTACATGATGTTCCATGGGAAACTGAAAGGGGACCTCTTGGTGGAGCTCATATGTAGTACAGTTCAGCTGTTGAGTCAAGCTGATTGCTGGATGCAACTATATGATCGATGGTCCCGAGTAGATGATATTGGCTCCTTGGCTGTTGTACATCATATGTTGGCTAATGACCCAGGGAAGAGCCTCCTACAATTTCGGCAATCTCTCCTCCTCTTACG GTTGAATTGCCATAAAGCCGCGATGCGAAGCCTAAGAATGGCAAGAAACCAAGCTAGGTTTGTGCATGAAAGACTAGTCTATGAAGGATGGATATTGTATGACACAGGTTTTCATGAAGAAGCAATTGCTAAAGCTGAAGAATCAATCTCAATCAAGAGATCGTTTGAAGCCTTTTTTCTAAAAGCATACATTTTGTCCGAAACAAATCACGATACCCAGTCTTCTATGTATGTTATAGAGCTGTTAGAGGAAGCTCTTAGGTGCCCTTCCGATGGCCTTAGGAAAGGCCAG GCTCTAAGTAACCTTGCAAGTATTTATATAGATATTGACAAGCTAGATAATGCAATTGATTGCTACCTGAATGCCCTGGATATTAAGCACACACGAGCCCATCAAGGTTTGGCGCGTGTATACCATCTCAAAAATCAGCGACAAGCTGCATATGATGAGATGACAAAGTTAATTGAGAAGGCAAGGGATAATGCATCAGCTTATGAAAAACGCTCTGAGTACTGTGATCGCGATATGGCAAAAAATGATCTTATAATGGCAACAAAGCTAGATCCCCTGCGTACATACCCGTATAGATACAGAGCAGCTG TTCTGATGGATGATCACAAGGAAGCAGAGGCCATTGCAGAGCTCAACAGAGCCATCGCTTTCAGGCCTGACCCACAGCTACTCCATCTTCGAGCAGCATTTTACGAGTCCATTGGTGATCACATGTCAACTATCCGAGATTGTGAGGCAGTCCTTTGTCTTGATCCTTCACAGGCAGACACGCTTGAGCTGTTCAAGAGAGCATGCCAACATCTCAATGAACAGCAACAGACGTAG